A region of Penaeus chinensis breed Huanghai No. 1 chromosome 38, ASM1920278v2, whole genome shotgun sequence DNA encodes the following proteins:
- the LOC125046264 gene encoding gamma-butyrobetaine dioxygenase-like, with the protein MLTSRILRVARCASSLAARVSPKDATGAPRPAGGPRTPCLRPFATSLSRSGQSQVSKPFSTTPSEVTDARMALKTVTVEFGDESRSAYPHVWLRENCQCRECFNQDAIARTFLLEDLDLDMRPKNVRVEDGCLRVEWEDGHIGVFSGPWLHQRAFTQEARAKHRAQYMLTRVRWGPGFQVPLIDFQSAIEDDRVLLDWLTLLERFGVVLITNAPQKVGAINDFINNIGFVKPTHYGTDYELVTHVTPNNLAYTGSKLGLHTDLPYYEYPPGTTWLHCLRQHEGKGGDNDLVDGLNVADVLRERHPDLFQVLVDTPVYFQDKGFHHYDFDKITRVPVIMLDERGHVRRIHMSSQSRDPIMDLDTDGVLQFYKALKTFNSILMEISICVKTKPGDILVLDNTRVLHGRQPFEPDASSGPRHIHNAYIDWDELRSKRRVLQRKFNVNLA; encoded by the exons ATGTTGACTTCGAGGATTTTACGCGTCGCCCGCTGTGCCTCTTCTCTGGCGGCGAGAGTCTCCCCCAAG GACGCCACCGGAGCGCCGCGTCCTGCAGGAGGGCCACGAACCCCGTGTCTGCGGCCCTTCGCCACCTCGCTCTCGCGGTCGGGCCAGTCACAGGTCTCCAAGCCATTTTCCACTA cccccagCGAAGTAACGGATGCGAGGATGGCTCTGAAGACGGTGACGGTCGAGTTCGGGGACGAGAGCCGGAGCGCCTACCCTCACGTGTGGCTCAGAGAGAACTGCCAGTGCCGCGAGTGCTTCAACCAGGACGCGATCGCCAGGACCTTCCTCCTCGAGGACTTGGATCTCGATATGAGGCCGAAGAACGTGAGG GTGGAGGACGGCTGCCTGCGGGTGGAGTGGGAGGACGGCCACATCGGCGTGTTCTCGGGCCCTTGGCTCCACCAGCGCGCCTTCACGCAGGAGGCCAGAGCTAAGCACCGCGCGCAGTACATGCTTACGAGG GTTCGCTGGGGCCCTGGCTTCCAAGTGCCACTCATCGACTTCCAGAGTGCCATAGAGGACGACCGGGTGCTCCTCGACTGGCTCACCCTTCTGGAGAGGTTTGGAGTCGTCCTTATCACCAACGCGCCTCAGAAAGTGGGTGCCATCAACGACTTCATCAACAACATTGGCTTCGTGAAACCGACTCATTATGG GACGGATTACGAGCTCGTAACGCACGTAACACCGAATAACCTGGCTTACACGGGGTCAAAACTCGGCCTCCACACGGACCTCCCTTACTACGAATACCCACCCGGG ACGACCTGGCTCCACTGCCTGCGCCAGCACGAGGGCAAAGGAGGAGACAATGACCTCGTAGATGGCCTGAATGTTGCTGACGTCCTTCGCGAGAGACACCCCGACCTCTTCCAAGTACTGGTCGATACCCCCGTCTATTTTCAGGATAAGGGCTTCCATCACTATGACTTCGATAAGATCACGAGAGTGCCTGTTATCAT GTTAGACGAACGCGGGCATGTGCGTCGGATTCACATGTCCTCGCAGTCACGTGACCCCATCATGGACCTGGACACAGACGGCGTCCTGCAGTTCTACAAGGCTCTCAAGACCTTCAACAGCATCCTTATGGAGATCAGTATCTGTGTCAAGACGAAACCGG GTGACATCCTCGTACTGGACAACACCCGGGTCCTCCACGGTCGCCAGCCCTTCGAACCGGACGCGTCCTCGGGTCCCCGGCACATCCACAACGCCTACATTGACTGGGATGAACTGAGGTCGAAGAGAAGGGTCCTCCAGCGGAAGTTCAATGTGAACCTCGCCTGA
- the LOC125046160 gene encoding uncharacterized protein LOC125046160 isoform X2, producing the protein MSALHLEPDQTGTWNLYCLTPVSLSDLYFAEDLVLLVLARSEDNLVVAAAEEELSLKNVTVAFRQEGHETLRVGWNQEPGRIYFVQIWTVPSQAHGNAPPTNIGDSRHHFGNRTETPAVVVVSGNVRCKNGQCVYYFLGLIDCGEYAAEVLDATENIIQTSRTRRHSVDRHWTGLTIERVVIETSSPGSQRPLKTLTTVARNDEGLQVEEGFRAVLIIALDPSDFLESDEGDCLPFTIGCKINDVQTLTHPAGEDQVTGLQLLLTQHDQAFSSLVPVEDLQVQVTSVGPGSVQVSWENTDVSLQFFVQLLPEKGGPAISQTVTCGNKASTCHAVFDELFNGDYTAMVSYEGAVETKLTVPFQVKNGAVDCQLPFEDLAGHCVMVDAVILGTWHEIRLFCHQLGGQLAKVDDLEFMYHVVKYIRDNGIDNHSYWIGGSDTATEGDFTWLDGERVKQGTPYWSYVNGTQRPAFDSSLNCIALGQPVFHYFVDSSCSDSNAAVCEKVV; encoded by the exons ATGAGCGCCCTCCACCTCGAACCGGACCAGACGGGGACCTGGAATCTGTACTGTTTGACGCCCGTGTCCTTGAGTGATCTATATTTCGCAGAGGACCTGGTGCTGTTGGTTTTGGCCAGGTCGGAGGACAATCTTGTTGTCGCCGCGGCTGAAGAAGAACTGTCCCTTAAAA ACGTCACCGTAGCCTTTCGGCAGGAGGGCCATGAGACGCTGAGAGTAGGATGGAACCAAGAACCTGGACGAATCTACTTCGTTCAGATCTGGACGGTCCCTTCCCAAGCTCACGGAAACGCCCCGCCCACCAACATTGGCGACTCTCGACATCACTTCGGAAATCGCACTGAGACGCCAGCAGTGGTGGTGGTTTCTGGAAATGTTCGATGCAAGAATGGCCAGTGCGTGTATTATTTCCTCGGTCTGATAGACTGCGGGGAATATGCGGCAGAGGTCCTGGATGCAACGGAAAATATTATTCAAACTTCCAGAACCAGGAGGCATTCTGTGGATCGGCACTGGACTG GTCTGACTATTGAGAGGGTCGTCATCGAGACATCTTCACCCGGTTCTCAGCGTCCCTTAAAGACCCTGACGACGGTGGCAAGAAATGACGAAGGGCTGCAGGTGGAGGAAGGGTTCAGGGCGGTCCTCATAATCGCTCTCGATCCTAGTGACTTCCTTGAGAGTGACGAGGGAGACTGTCTGCCTTTCAC CATCGGATGTAAAATAAACGATGTTCAGACGCTCACACATCCTGCCGGTGAAGATCAAGTCACGGGCCTACAGCTTCTCTTGACCCAACATGACCAGGCTTTCTCCTCGCTCGTTCCCGTCGAAG ACTTGCAAGTTCAAGTAACAAGTGTAGGCCCCGGGAGTGTACAAGTGTCGTGGGAAAACACAGATGTTTCATTGCAGTTCTTCGTGCAGTTGTTGCCAGAAAAAGGAGGGCCGGCGATTTCTCAGACCGTCACGTGTGGAAATAAAG CTTCAACCTGCCATGCTGTGTTCGATGAGCTGTTCAACGGCGACTACACGGCGATGGTGAGCTACGAAGGGGCGGTGGAGACGAAGCTCACTGTTCCGTTTCAAGTGAAAAATGGCGCCGTAG ATTGCCAGCTACCTTTCGAAGACCTGGCCGGGCATTGTGTGATGGTGGATGCTGTGATCCTCGGGACCTGGCATGAGATAAGGCTCTTCTGTCACCAGCTGGGAGGTCAGCTGGCGAAGGTGGACGACCTGGAGTTTATGTATCACGTCGTCAAGTACATTCGAGACAATG GAATAGACAACCACAGCTACTGGATAGGCGGTTCGGACACAGCCACAGAGGGAGATTTTACTTGGCTAGACGGAGAAAGGGTCAAGCAAGGGACGCCATACTGGAGTTACGTCAACGGGACCCAGCGGCCTGCGTTCGATTCCTCTCTCAACTGCATCGCCCTGGGTCAGCCGGTCTTCCACTATTTCGTCGACAGCTCGTGCAGCGATTCGAACGCGGCTGTGTGTGAGAAGGTGGTTTAG
- the LOC125046160 gene encoding uncharacterized protein LOC125046160 isoform X1, with the protein MWHLVPMLLALSLYAKTWGYSTQEQVDELSVRRIVNIEGQGVSPCITLPDGSAPNLALRYEAVFLKDGFEVVNMSALHLEPDQTGTWNLYCLTPVSLSDLYFAEDLVLLVLARSEDNLVVAAAEEELSLKNVTVAFRQEGHETLRVGWNQEPGRIYFVQIWTVPSQAHGNAPPTNIGDSRHHFGNRTETPAVVVVSGNVRCKNGQCVYYFLGLIDCGEYAAEVLDATENIIQTSRTRRHSVDRHWTGLTIERVVIETSSPGSQRPLKTLTTVARNDEGLQVEEGFRAVLIIALDPSDFLESDEGDCLPFTIGCKINDVQTLTHPAGEDQVTGLQLLLTQHDQAFSSLVPVEDLQVQVTSVGPGSVQVSWENTDVSLQFFVQLLPEKGGPAISQTVTCGNKASTCHAVFDELFNGDYTAMVSYEGAVETKLTVPFQVKNGAVDCQLPFEDLAGHCVMVDAVILGTWHEIRLFCHQLGGQLAKVDDLEFMYHVVKYIRDNGIDNHSYWIGGSDTATEGDFTWLDGERVKQGTPYWSYVNGTQRPAFDSSLNCIALGQPVFHYFVDSSCSDSNAAVCEKVV; encoded by the exons ATGTGGCATCTGGTACCTATGCTTCTGGCACTGTCCTTGTATG cgAAGACTTGGGGATATTCTACACAAGAGCAAGTAGACG AATTATCCGTGCGAAGGATCGTAAACATCGAAGGACAGGGAGTGTCCCCGTGCATCACGCTCCCCGACGGCAGCGCCCCGAACCTCGCCCTCAGATACGAAGCTGTGTTTCTCAAGGATGGTTTCGAGGTCGTAAACATGAGCGCCCTCCACCTCGAACCGGACCAGACGGGGACCTGGAATCTGTACTGTTTGACGCCCGTGTCCTTGAGTGATCTATATTTCGCAGAGGACCTGGTGCTGTTGGTTTTGGCCAGGTCGGAGGACAATCTTGTTGTCGCCGCGGCTGAAGAAGAACTGTCCCTTAAAA ACGTCACCGTAGCCTTTCGGCAGGAGGGCCATGAGACGCTGAGAGTAGGATGGAACCAAGAACCTGGACGAATCTACTTCGTTCAGATCTGGACGGTCCCTTCCCAAGCTCACGGAAACGCCCCGCCCACCAACATTGGCGACTCTCGACATCACTTCGGAAATCGCACTGAGACGCCAGCAGTGGTGGTGGTTTCTGGAAATGTTCGATGCAAGAATGGCCAGTGCGTGTATTATTTCCTCGGTCTGATAGACTGCGGGGAATATGCGGCAGAGGTCCTGGATGCAACGGAAAATATTATTCAAACTTCCAGAACCAGGAGGCATTCTGTGGATCGGCACTGGACTG GTCTGACTATTGAGAGGGTCGTCATCGAGACATCTTCACCCGGTTCTCAGCGTCCCTTAAAGACCCTGACGACGGTGGCAAGAAATGACGAAGGGCTGCAGGTGGAGGAAGGGTTCAGGGCGGTCCTCATAATCGCTCTCGATCCTAGTGACTTCCTTGAGAGTGACGAGGGAGACTGTCTGCCTTTCAC CATCGGATGTAAAATAAACGATGTTCAGACGCTCACACATCCTGCCGGTGAAGATCAAGTCACGGGCCTACAGCTTCTCTTGACCCAACATGACCAGGCTTTCTCCTCGCTCGTTCCCGTCGAAG ACTTGCAAGTTCAAGTAACAAGTGTAGGCCCCGGGAGTGTACAAGTGTCGTGGGAAAACACAGATGTTTCATTGCAGTTCTTCGTGCAGTTGTTGCCAGAAAAAGGAGGGCCGGCGATTTCTCAGACCGTCACGTGTGGAAATAAAG CTTCAACCTGCCATGCTGTGTTCGATGAGCTGTTCAACGGCGACTACACGGCGATGGTGAGCTACGAAGGGGCGGTGGAGACGAAGCTCACTGTTCCGTTTCAAGTGAAAAATGGCGCCGTAG ATTGCCAGCTACCTTTCGAAGACCTGGCCGGGCATTGTGTGATGGTGGATGCTGTGATCCTCGGGACCTGGCATGAGATAAGGCTCTTCTGTCACCAGCTGGGAGGTCAGCTGGCGAAGGTGGACGACCTGGAGTTTATGTATCACGTCGTCAAGTACATTCGAGACAATG GAATAGACAACCACAGCTACTGGATAGGCGGTTCGGACACAGCCACAGAGGGAGATTTTACTTGGCTAGACGGAGAAAGGGTCAAGCAAGGGACGCCATACTGGAGTTACGTCAACGGGACCCAGCGGCCTGCGTTCGATTCCTCTCTCAACTGCATCGCCCTGGGTCAGCCGGTCTTCCACTATTTCGTCGACAGCTCGTGCAGCGATTCGAACGCGGCTGTGTGTGAGAAGGTGGTTTAG